The following proteins are encoded in a genomic region of Alphaproteobacteria bacterium:
- a CDS encoding helix-turn-helix transcriptional regulator, translating to MMKTVQELMIDIAGKAKARRLAMNLTQEGLALRSGVSFGTIKLFERSGKISLESLLKIAIALGSSEEFETLFSTPQAIPRSLEEILSQPKVRKRGSIK from the coding sequence ATGATGAAAACAGTTCAAGAATTGATGATCGATATAGCTGGAAAAGCCAAAGCCAGACGATTGGCCATGAATTTAACCCAGGAAGGTTTAGCGCTACGGTCGGGTGTAAGTTTTGGAACTATAAAATTATTTGAACGTAGCGGGAAAATTTCCTTAGAATCGTTACTTAAAATCGCCATTGCTCTTGGATCTTCAGAGGAATTTGAGACGCTTTTTAGTACGCCACAAGCTATTCCTCGTTCACTTGAGGAAATTCTTAGCCAGCCCAAAGTACGTAAACGGGGTTCAATCAAATGA
- a CDS encoding N-acetyltransferase, translated as MNVTLHDATVHDIPEIERIYTFYVLNTFSSFEETPPTADELDHRRTTIQNSNFPYIVAKLDDKVIGYAYVVHYRTRSAYRYTVEHSIYVDKDFRTKGIGDILLTEILKRCRKQGLKQIIAVISGDINTNRASIALHEKHGFKKVAHLHKVGLKFNQWVDSILLQHSLDE; from the coding sequence ATGAACGTTACCCTTCACGATGCTACCGTTCATGATATCCCTGAAATAGAGCGTATTTACACGTTCTATGTCCTTAATACTTTCTCGTCGTTTGAAGAAACCCCTCCTACCGCCGACGAACTGGATCATCGGCGCACGACGATTCAAAATAGCAACTTTCCCTATATTGTGGCCAAATTGGATGATAAAGTCATCGGTTATGCCTATGTTGTCCATTACCGTACACGGTCTGCTTACCGTTATACCGTGGAGCATTCTATTTACGTGGATAAAGACTTCCGAACCAAAGGTATAGGGGATATTTTGTTAACTGAAATTCTTAAACGCTGCCGCAAACAGGGATTAAAGCAAATTATTGCCGTCATCAGTGGCGATATAAATACCAATCGCGCGTCTATTGCCCTTCATGAAAAACATGGTTTTAAAAAAGTAGCCCATCTGCATAAGGTTGGCCTGAAATTCAACCAATGGGTTGATTCCATCCTTCTTCAGCATTCCCTCGATGAATAA
- a CDS encoding IS30 family transposase, with protein sequence MKRYNHLRYDERVKISQLKQSGLLAGQIASAIGRPVCTVYRELKRNEAPPGQYWPDTAHRLAAGRRCRQARLDKYIKLQECVMEHMQNHFWTPEQIAGHLKHGQTELKSICHETIYHWIYQGSRRKEKIWKFLPRHKAKR encoded by the coding sequence ATGAAAAGATATAACCATTTACGTTATGATGAAAGAGTAAAGATATCTCAGCTGAAGCAATCTGGCCTGCTAGCAGGCCAGATTGCTTCAGCGATCGGCCGTCCAGTGTGTACCGTTTATCGGGAGCTAAAGCGCAATGAAGCACCGCCAGGTCAATATTGGCCGGATACGGCACATCGCCTGGCAGCTGGCCGCCGTTGCCGTCAAGCGCGACTCGACAAGTATATCAAGCTCCAGGAATGTGTTATGGAACACATGCAGAACCATTTCTGGACACCTGAGCAAATCGCCGGTCATCTTAAGCATGGTCAAACCGAGCTAAAATCCATTTGTCACGAAACGATCTACCACTGGATTTATCAGGGTTCTAGACGAAAAGAGAAAATCTGGAAGTTCCTTCCACGGCATAAAGCAAAGCGGTGA
- a CDS encoding ABC-F family ATP-binding cassette domain-containing protein, translating into MNNAPPLLYLKNVEVHFGGKPLFTDLSMSLYPDDKVCLVGKNGCGKTTLFKLISHELEADKGEYFIQPGKEVGYLPQQVITGQPISLYDYVLDNLDIPEGELRESFYYRADMVLNPLELNGPDSMERLSGGQYRRASLAKALIQEPDILLLDEPTNHLDLAAITWLEGFLRTYHGAVLCISHDREFLRNISTKTFWLDRGVMRVNYKGYADFENWSDELIEQEARQLANLGRKMQVEEGWMQGGISARRKRNVQRVEKLVQMRQQLRDDKTRLRQVLNKVELPALTADMSAKLVFEIKNVVKSFTDANGKIKPIVDGLSTRIMRKDKIGIIGNNGTGKTTFLQMLTGNLEPDSGRIRTAKNADIRYIDQHRLLLDSQKSLIEVLCPHGGDHVNVNGHLMHVIGYLKKFMFNKDEARGMVSTLSGGQMNRLLLAKQLADPGNVLILDEPTNDLDMDTLDLLQELLDEYDGTLIIVSHDRDFIDRIVNRTLVFEGNGVVEGYIGGYTDYLNYKKRFPKNGKESLTDPNLRIENKPADNEPKLDPKVNKLSYKLKRELEILPAQIEQLSIDIKTIEEALADANLYLKDPEQFDKLSFDLSDKQHQLASSEERWLELEEMRLSTEN; encoded by the coding sequence ATGAATAACGCCCCTCCTCTCCTTTATCTGAAAAACGTTGAAGTCCATTTTGGTGGAAAGCCCCTCTTTACAGACCTTTCCATGAGCCTTTATCCCGATGATAAAGTGTGCCTCGTTGGTAAAAACGGGTGTGGAAAAACCACACTATTTAAGCTAATATCGCACGAGCTGGAAGCTGATAAAGGCGAATATTTTATCCAGCCAGGTAAAGAGGTTGGCTATTTACCCCAACAAGTTATCACGGGTCAGCCTATCAGCCTTTACGATTATGTGCTTGATAATCTTGACATTCCCGAGGGTGAATTGAGAGAATCTTTTTATTACAGGGCCGATATGGTTTTAAACCCGTTAGAACTAAACGGACCCGATTCAATGGAGCGTCTTTCTGGAGGCCAGTATCGCCGCGCATCCCTGGCAAAAGCATTAATTCAAGAGCCTGATATTTTGCTCCTGGACGAACCCACAAACCATTTGGATTTAGCTGCAATAACCTGGCTTGAAGGATTTTTAAGAACCTATCATGGTGCCGTATTATGTATTAGCCACGATCGTGAATTTTTACGGAATATTTCCACCAAAACTTTTTGGCTGGATCGCGGTGTCATGCGGGTTAATTATAAAGGTTATGCCGATTTTGAGAACTGGTCCGATGAACTTATCGAACAAGAAGCCAGGCAACTTGCCAATCTAGGCCGTAAAATGCAGGTCGAGGAAGGCTGGATGCAAGGCGGAATCTCTGCTAGGCGTAAGCGTAATGTCCAGCGTGTAGAAAAACTGGTGCAGATGCGTCAACAATTGCGTGATGATAAAACAAGGCTGCGCCAGGTTCTCAATAAAGTTGAGCTTCCAGCCCTTACCGCCGATATGAGCGCCAAACTGGTCTTTGAAATTAAAAATGTCGTCAAAAGCTTTACCGATGCTAACGGAAAAATCAAACCTATTGTCGATGGTCTTTCTACGCGAATTATGCGTAAAGATAAAATCGGTATTATCGGCAATAATGGAACCGGTAAAACCACCTTCTTGCAAATGCTGACAGGCAATCTAGAGCCTGATTCCGGCAGAATCCGTACAGCGAAGAATGCCGATATACGCTATATCGACCAGCATCGTCTATTGCTAGACTCACAAAAATCGCTCATTGAAGTTCTATGCCCGCATGGGGGTGATCACGTTAATGTGAATGGGCACCTTATGCACGTGATTGGTTACCTTAAAAAATTCATGTTTAACAAAGATGAAGCTCGCGGTATGGTCTCAACCCTTTCCGGTGGCCAGATGAACCGTCTATTGCTAGCCAAGCAGCTAGCCGACCCTGGCAATGTGTTGATTCTGGATGAACCCACCAACGACCTCGATATGGACACCCTTGACCTCTTGCAGGAATTGCTGGATGAATATGACGGCACCCTCATCATCGTCAGCCACGATCGTGACTTTATCGACCGTATTGTCAACCGGACCCTGGTCTTTGAAGGCAATGGTGTGGTAGAAGGTTATATTGGCGGGTATACCGATTACCTTAATTATAAAAAGCGCTTCCCTAAAAATGGCAAAGAAAGCCTTACTGACCCTAATCTGCGAATCGAAAACAAGCCAGCCGACAACGAACCTAAACTTGATCCCAAGGTTAATAAGCTTTCCTATAAACTAAAACGCGAGCTCGAGATATTACCAGCACAGATTGAACAATTAAGTATCGATATCAAAACCATTGAAGAAGCCTTAGCAGATGCCAATCTCTACTTAAAAGACCCTGAACAATTTGACAAACTAAGCTTCGACCTTTCGGATAAACAACACCAACTGGCATCTTCCGAAGAAAGATGGCTGGAACTTGAAGAAATGCGGTTGTCGACAGAGAATTAG
- a CDS encoding adenylosuccinate lyase: MIPRYSRPEMVAIWEPQNRYKIWLEIEAHACDAQAKLGVIPESAAKTVWEKGNFDVERIDDIEKVTKHDVIAFLTSVAEYVGEDSRFIHQGMTSSDVLDTCLAVQLAQASDILIKDIEEILVVLKRRAYETKDMVSMGRSHGIHAEPTTMGLKMARFYAEMARNLTRLKSARAEIATCAISGAVGTYANIDPFVQEYVAEQMGLTSEPVSTQVIPRDRHAMFFATLAVIAGSIENIAIEVRHLQRTEVLEAEEFFSEGQKGSSAMPHKRNPVLSENLTGLARLVRGYAMPALENVALWHERDISHSSVERMIAPDATVTLDFALHRLKGLLDKLVIYPENMEKNLNQLKGLVFSQRVLLALTQAGASREDSYVYVQRNAMKVWKEGKDFLELLQADPDIARYLNKPQIEAMFDMRYHTKHVDTIFKQVFGNENQ; the protein is encoded by the coding sequence ATGATCCCTCGTTATTCACGCCCCGAAATGGTTGCCATTTGGGAACCGCAAAACCGTTATAAAATCTGGTTGGAAATTGAAGCCCATGCTTGTGATGCACAGGCAAAGCTTGGAGTCATTCCAGAGTCAGCCGCAAAGACTGTATGGGAAAAAGGAAATTTTGACGTTGAACGAATTGACGACATTGAAAAAGTCACCAAGCACGATGTCATTGCCTTCCTTACCAGTGTCGCTGAATATGTAGGTGAAGATTCACGTTTTATCCACCAAGGCATGACCAGTTCTGACGTGCTTGATACCTGCCTTGCTGTACAACTGGCCCAGGCGAGCGATATCCTCATCAAGGACATTGAAGAGATTTTAGTCGTGCTCAAACGCCGCGCTTATGAAACCAAAGATATGGTTAGTATGGGGCGCAGCCACGGCATCCATGCTGAACCAACAACCATGGGACTGAAGATGGCTCGTTTCTATGCCGAGATGGCGCGTAACTTAACACGCCTCAAATCAGCCCGTGCAGAAATTGCCACCTGCGCGATTTCTGGCGCTGTTGGAACCTACGCCAATATTGACCCATTTGTTCAGGAATATGTTGCTGAACAAATGGGCCTGACATCTGAACCTGTTTCAACTCAGGTTATTCCCAGGGATCGGCATGCGATGTTTTTTGCAACACTTGCAGTGATTGCAGGATCGATTGAAAACATCGCCATCGAAGTGCGCCATCTTCAACGCACGGAAGTCTTGGAAGCAGAGGAATTCTTTTCTGAAGGTCAGAAAGGCAGTTCTGCCATGCCGCATAAACGCAACCCAGTACTCAGCGAAAACCTCACTGGTCTTGCGCGCCTGGTACGCGGTTATGCAATGCCTGCACTGGAGAATGTAGCACTCTGGCACGAACGTGATATTTCACATTCATCCGTTGAGCGCATGATTGCACCTGACGCCACCGTCACTCTGGATTTTGCCTTGCACCGATTGAAAGGATTACTGGATAAACTAGTCATTTATCCAGAGAATATGGAAAAAAATCTTAACCAATTAAAAGGATTAGTGTTTTCCCAACGCGTACTCCTTGCCCTCACCCAGGCAGGTGCCAGCCGTGAAGATTCCTATGTCTATGTTCAGCGTAATGCCATGAAAGTATGGAAAGAAGGAAAAGACTTCCTCGAGTTATTGCAAGCTGATCCTGACATCGCCCGTTACCTTAACAAACCTCAAATCGAGGCCATGTTTGATATGAGATATCATACTAAACATGTGGATACAATCTTTAAACAAGTATTTGGAAACGAAAACCAGTGA
- a CDS encoding ankyrin repeat domain-containing protein, translating into MKEDNILDLSEKYPLTDEGFNGLVQIGLVANKPQTKNFIKEMTKSAYQKWLCDYQIYFNQDGDLLDNKETWFIPQSLLKQIQLKSEGFEALNEVFKYVFSLIQKEKSPEILLNITGENMNYVSELLYWMVFHNNISPDIEEKILSLVDIRCMNKSMIFKSLIFDIIHYEDIELYTEIHSNQLVKVFQLFSDTRNKQFIILLKSAVQNHSGKVIYGLLSVFGTKNLEKEYIYHNLFEALIRSPNMQEETSEIIKMLYDETPHDILFWYLKKMEDPYADVFDYLEERTNKLLSENDVDGLRDLFIKATSNRCWYTVSMILRTTKEKQGTTTVTELINQLDDDGLKSLFLGIAGLIESEGLIDLFPIYMDILTMAKDRITVESFVNACYSLRRELPSGEAIAGKIENFQEIVEVVGEKYIIDAFNHAYTNKYYAVAMILSNLIDYKKMESLFDMNFGNKDIYSLIIRFSMELARKNFNFNYLNSFSVYNSLALLQTRLLTLIGSHSVNRDFYKLDNKDQLRQLEKIMSSNDFLHSIDEIKEYCIQKISIGKEKITINNFYDIFRVPSSSNFISSSASFKDWTENEQIELINKLFVLIKGCGSNQISLLLDTLISIKDKMNNPTVLTNLIKEQQPEILESLLRLISLSTVPDTKKGEIIDKLCNFFQVFPPITDPKLFSFPQAILILKEAFNHSSHSLSQLISLGHFNEMQDESLNKSGGLERFKNVDPTHNSIQGFSILTWAIAQENPDPKWLEALIDAGLDPETQDLKGRLPLVMALFTRNESLIDVLLPKCGLFQFEKASGFSANDVIEQTGIMISYVKNNNEVALKKFLDRGANPNQKETESGKSLLQYAVIMGRVNIVKLLLSRPNIDFQHKSKENLTAKDYAKGTKQYEMQIILENKEKKTANISYCSH; encoded by the coding sequence ATGAAAGAAGACAATATTCTAGATCTGAGTGAAAAATATCCATTAACGGACGAAGGATTTAATGGATTAGTCCAAATAGGTCTTGTTGCTAATAAGCCTCAGACAAAAAACTTCATTAAAGAAATGACAAAATCAGCGTACCAAAAATGGCTATGTGATTATCAAATATACTTTAATCAAGATGGTGACCTTTTAGACAACAAAGAAACATGGTTCATACCTCAAAGTTTATTGAAACAAATTCAATTAAAAAGTGAAGGCTTCGAAGCACTCAATGAAGTATTTAAGTATGTGTTTTCATTAATTCAAAAAGAAAAATCTCCAGAAATATTATTAAATATAACTGGAGAAAACATGAATTACGTATCAGAATTACTCTATTGGATGGTGTTTCACAATAATATTAGTCCAGATATAGAAGAAAAAATTCTAAGTCTTGTTGATATCCGTTGTATGAATAAATCAATGATATTTAAAAGTTTAATATTTGACATAATTCATTATGAAGATATTGAGCTGTACACGGAGATTCATAGTAATCAACTTGTGAAAGTGTTTCAGTTATTTAGTGATACTAGAAATAAACAATTTATAATTCTTCTTAAGTCAGCTGTTCAAAATCATTCAGGTAAAGTAATATACGGTTTATTATCTGTCTTTGGTACAAAAAATTTAGAAAAAGAATATATATATCACAATTTATTTGAAGCACTTATTCGTTCACCCAATATGCAAGAAGAAACCTCTGAAATAATTAAGATGCTGTATGACGAAACACCACATGATATTTTATTTTGGTATTTGAAAAAAATGGAAGATCCATATGCAGACGTGTTCGATTATCTGGAAGAGCGGACAAATAAATTATTAAGTGAAAATGATGTTGATGGTTTACGTGATTTATTTATAAAAGCTACTTCAAATCGTTGTTGGTATACTGTATCCATGATACTTAGAACAACTAAAGAAAAGCAGGGAACAACAACGGTTACTGAATTGATAAATCAACTGGATGATGATGGTTTGAAATCATTATTTTTGGGCATTGCTGGGTTGATAGAGAGCGAAGGTTTAATTGATTTATTTCCGATTTATATGGATATTTTGACGATGGCGAAGGACCGTATAACAGTTGAGTCCTTTGTTAATGCATGCTATTCACTAAGACGTGAATTGCCTTCCGGTGAAGCTATAGCAGGTAAAATCGAGAATTTCCAAGAAATTGTTGAAGTGGTTGGTGAAAAATATATAATAGATGCCTTTAACCATGCATATACTAATAAATATTATGCGGTGGCAATGATTCTTTCTAATCTAATAGATTATAAAAAAATGGAATCTTTATTTGATATGAATTTTGGAAACAAAGATATTTATTCACTCATTATAAGATTTTCAATGGAATTAGCTAGGAAGAATTTTAATTTTAACTACTTGAATTCATTCAGTGTTTATAACTCTCTTGCGTTACTTCAGACACGGTTACTCACACTAATTGGCAGCCATTCCGTTAATAGAGATTTTTATAAACTGGATAATAAAGATCAACTTAGACAATTAGAAAAAATAATGAGTTCAAATGATTTTTTACATTCTATTGATGAAATTAAAGAATATTGCATTCAGAAAATCTCCATTGGAAAAGAAAAAATTACCATTAATAATTTTTATGATATTTTTAGGGTGCCTTCTAGTAGTAATTTTATTAGTTCTTCTGCTTCCTTTAAGGATTGGACTGAAAATGAACAAATTGAACTTATCAATAAATTATTTGTTCTTATTAAAGGATGTGGTTCAAATCAAATAAGTTTATTATTGGATACCTTAATTAGTATAAAAGATAAAATGAATAACCCTACTGTTCTTACGAATCTTATTAAAGAGCAGCAACCAGAAATTTTAGAGTCATTACTACGCCTGATTTCTCTTTCTACCGTTCCTGATACCAAAAAAGGTGAAATAATAGATAAATTATGTAACTTTTTCCAAGTATTTCCACCTATTACTGATCCAAAACTATTCTCTTTTCCTCAGGCCATTTTGATTCTCAAAGAAGCCTTTAATCATTCGAGTCATAGTTTATCGCAATTAATTTCTTTAGGTCATTTCAATGAAATGCAAGACGAAAGCTTAAATAAAAGTGGCGGCTTAGAAAGATTTAAGAATGTCGATCCAACTCATAATAGTATCCAGGGTTTTTCTATTTTGACATGGGCAATTGCACAAGAAAATCCCGATCCCAAGTGGTTAGAGGCGCTTATAGATGCAGGACTGGATCCGGAGACTCAAGATTTAAAAGGCCGTTTGCCTTTGGTTATGGCTTTGTTCACAAGAAATGAATCGTTAATCGATGTATTATTACCTAAATGCGGCCTTTTTCAATTTGAAAAAGCAAGCGGATTTTCAGCTAATGATGTAATAGAACAAACTGGCATAATGATATCATATGTTAAAAATAATAATGAAGTTGCTCTTAAGAAATTTTTAGACAGGGGCGCTAATCCTAATCAAAAGGAAACCGAATCCGGCAAGTCATTATTACAATATGCTGTTATTATGGGTCGTGTTAATATCGTCAAGTTACTGTTAAGTCGCCCCAACATTGATTTTCAACATAAAAGTAAAGAAAACCTCACGGCTAAAGATTACGCCAAAGGAACGAAACAATACGAAATGCAAATAATTTTAGAGAACAAAGAGAAGAAAACAGCAAATATTAGTTACTGCAGTCACTAG
- a CDS encoding type II toxin-antitoxin system HipA family toxin, with amino-acid sequence MKYQPLNLLNVFLDFPTKQKVGRLAQVNGRVYFEYEQHFLSSKLELSPFKLPLKPGVIQCNEMLFEGLFGVFNDSLPDGWGRLLLDRHVRTHGIAPELLTPLDRLTHVGPFGMGAFIYEPDVWEKTVHSDVIHLDKLATESQEVLEGESEDVFTELLELSGSSAGARPKVMVGVDENKKRIIYGQQHLKKNYDHWMVKFSSSHDMKDMGAIEYAYSLMAKAASIEMMDTHLFPSKKGTGYFGVMRFDRDKEKRKHMHTISGLLHADHRLPSIDYEHIMRATQQLTHNIKEVEKILSLCAFNVFAHNRDDHAKNFSFLMDDQGRWTVSPAYDLTFSSGPGGEHSTTVMGEGRSPGKKHLLKLGEKFGVSQIFINHIIDEVQCAVNKWPLFADEAGVRKTSSKLIANVIMGKR; translated from the coding sequence ATGAAATATCAGCCTTTAAATCTTCTGAATGTATTTCTTGATTTCCCAACCAAGCAAAAGGTGGGACGATTAGCACAAGTCAATGGGCGTGTTTACTTTGAATATGAGCAGCATTTTTTAAGCAGCAAACTAGAATTATCGCCTTTCAAGCTTCCTCTGAAACCAGGTGTCATACAATGTAATGAAATGCTTTTTGAAGGATTATTCGGTGTATTTAATGATAGTCTTCCTGATGGTTGGGGACGTTTACTCTTAGATCGGCATGTTCGGACACATGGTATCGCACCAGAACTTCTTACTCCATTAGACCGGCTTACGCATGTGGGACCATTTGGGATGGGTGCATTCATTTATGAACCAGATGTATGGGAAAAAACAGTTCATTCAGATGTAATTCATCTTGATAAATTGGCAACAGAATCTCAGGAAGTTCTTGAAGGTGAATCAGAGGATGTGTTTACAGAATTATTGGAGCTCTCTGGATCTTCAGCCGGTGCTCGACCTAAAGTTATGGTTGGAGTAGATGAAAATAAAAAACGCATTATTTATGGCCAGCAACATTTGAAAAAAAATTATGATCACTGGATGGTAAAGTTTTCTTCAAGTCATGATATGAAAGATATGGGCGCGATCGAGTATGCTTATAGTCTAATGGCGAAGGCAGCATCTATAGAAATGATGGATACACATCTTTTTCCCTCGAAGAAAGGTACGGGATATTTCGGCGTTATGCGTTTTGATAGAGATAAAGAAAAGCGAAAGCATATGCACACAATCTCTGGCCTCCTTCATGCGGATCATCGATTGCCTTCAATTGATTATGAGCACATCATGCGTGCCACCCAGCAGCTCACACACAATATAAAGGAAGTAGAAAAGATTCTATCTCTTTGTGCATTTAATGTGTTTGCACATAATCGGGATGATCATGCAAAGAACTTTAGTTTTCTAATGGATGATCAAGGTCGCTGGACAGTTTCACCGGCCTATGATCTAACGTTTTCAAGCGGACCTGGTGGTGAACATAGTACCACTGTCATGGGTGAAGGAAGGAGTCCGGGTAAAAAGCATTTATTGAAACTAGGAGAAAAATTTGGAGTTTCTCAAATTTTCATCAATCATATTATTGATGAAGTGCAGTGTGCCGTTAATAAATGGCCTTTATTTGCAGACGAAGCGGGCGTAAGAAAAACGTCTAGTAAGCTGATTGCGAATGTAATTATGGGTAAAAGGTGA
- a CDS encoding IS30 family transposase → MTLDNGGEFTRHQLWGKALDIKTFFCDPYASWQKGGVENTNGRLRRDLPRKRTFTHTTRRISMKPLITIT, encoded by the coding sequence TTGACTTTGGATAATGGTGGTGAATTTACCCGTCACCAGTTATGGGGTAAAGCACTGGACATCAAAACCTTCTTCTGCGACCCATATGCATCATGGCAAAAGGGCGGCGTCGAGAATACCAATGGAAGACTGCGAAGAGACTTACCCAGAAAACGAACATTCACACATACAACAAGGAGGATTTCAATGAAACCATTGATAACTATAACCTAA
- the infA gene encoding translation initiation factor IF-1, with protein MAKEELIEFKGKVTELLPNAMFRVELENGHVIIAITSGKMRKNRIRILLGDEVTVEMTPYDLSKGRIIHRNK; from the coding sequence ATGGCTAAAGAAGAGTTAATTGAGTTTAAAGGCAAGGTAACCGAATTACTGCCAAATGCCATGTTTAGAGTTGAGCTTGAAAATGGACATGTGATCATTGCGATCACTTCGGGTAAAATGCGTAAGAACCGTATCCGTATTTTGCTTGGTGATGAAGTTACTGTTGAAATGACCCCCTATGATTTATCTAAGGGGCGTATTATTCACAGGAATAAATAG
- a CDS encoding carbohydrate porin, translated as MNNKIYTLMLPLVTLLLSCPIRAQADEVPEELKDYSAYLTGDWGGARRNLENRGIATDIIYKFDVVGNVSGGIKRGIRALDNLDVIFTLDGEKILGIKGLSAKVNLLNNMGSRPDNDLVGSSQGLNNIEVPSPTAKLYQAYLEQTLLENQVSLLAGLYDLNSEFYVTDSSALFIHSTFGIGTEMSQSGQNGPSIFPNTSVGTRVRLNPTKNIYIQTAILDGVSGAVNHPHGTHIRLDNNDGWLLAGETGYTQQGATIAVGGWYYTEKSDHLALTGDKEHNNGSYIIGEKQLYQESNDQGLVGFVRFGIANGDVNEISYAWSAGFVYTGFLPGHDEGQLGFGITGAQPSSEYKKAALVSEGTIANAETTFELTYSDKITPWLLLQPDIQYVINPGINKELENALVLSTRFTIDF; from the coding sequence ATGAACAATAAAATTTACACGCTGATGCTTCCGTTAGTTACGCTTCTTCTATCGTGTCCAATACGTGCCCAAGCTGATGAGGTGCCAGAGGAGCTAAAAGATTATTCTGCCTATTTAACGGGTGATTGGGGTGGAGCGCGTCGCAATTTAGAAAATAGGGGCATCGCAACCGATATCATCTATAAATTTGATGTCGTAGGAAATGTTAGTGGTGGCATTAAACGTGGCATTCGAGCGCTTGATAATCTTGATGTTATTTTTACGCTCGACGGCGAAAAGATCCTAGGCATCAAAGGATTAAGTGCTAAAGTCAACTTACTGAATAATATGGGGAGCAGACCAGATAACGATTTAGTAGGCAGTAGCCAAGGGCTTAACAATATTGAAGTGCCAAGCCCCACAGCAAAGCTTTATCAAGCTTATCTTGAACAAACACTACTGGAGAATCAAGTTTCTCTTCTTGCCGGTCTATATGATTTAAATTCAGAATTTTATGTTACGGACTCAAGTGCTTTATTTATTCATTCTACCTTTGGTATTGGAACTGAAATGTCACAATCCGGTCAGAATGGCCCTTCTATCTTTCCAAATACATCAGTCGGTACAAGAGTTCGCCTAAACCCTACTAAAAATATATATATCCAAACAGCCATTTTGGATGGTGTTTCAGGTGCCGTTAATCATCCACACGGCACTCATATTCGGTTAGATAATAATGATGGCTGGTTGCTCGCAGGAGAAACCGGCTATACTCAACAAGGTGCAACAATTGCCGTTGGTGGTTGGTACTATACTGAAAAATCTGATCATCTCGCACTTACCGGCGACAAAGAACATAACAACGGCAGCTATATCATCGGTGAAAAGCAGCTTTACCAGGAAAGCAACGATCAAGGCTTGGTTGGCTTTGTGCGTTTTGGCATAGCCAATGGTGATGTAAATGAAATTAGTTATGCTTGGAGCGCAGGCTTTGTGTATACCGGCTTCCTACCTGGGCATGATGAAGGGCAATTGGGATTTGGTATTACGGGTGCTCAACCTAGCAGCGAATATAAAAAAGCCGCTCTGGTCAGCGAAGGAACTATTGCTAATGCCGAAACAACGTTTGAGCTCACCTATAGTGACAAAATTACCCCTTGGCTTTTGTTGCAACCAGACATTCAATATGTGATTAACCCCGGCATAAACAAAGAGTTAGAGAATGCACTTGTGCTCAGCACACGATTTACGATTGATTTCTGA